In Lotus japonicus ecotype B-129 chromosome 5, LjGifu_v1.2, one genomic interval encodes:
- the LOC130718828 gene encoding replication factor A protein 1-like, whose protein sequence is MESVYHNVAELRSGKQHWRIMVKVIRIWYSQGFATSKLPLSLELVLMDDKGTKIHASIKKTLMYKFEKLLVEGKVYSVSSFVLVDSSGEYKTTRHNYKICFMYNTEVRPMDQFPIDAFPYSFVPLADLLAPTYDSSFLIDVIGILTGVGVEREIVTNGKKSKMNVIEIDSAGVRVECALFGAYVDELANFLGGGELNNPVVIIQFAKVKSFQGHNSLQNVHGTTKILFDPDLPMADVLKTSFLEANESASHSVSQLSDSKTVSGEDDFLVLTISKSIADLREIKKDCVCVVYGTILPLEEGVDWWYTACRCSRKVYADERMFFCEGCNRHVLAVYPRYRLQVRVEDNSGSANFILFDKEATALVGKTCSEMVDACDKNDNGMGIPVELTSFVGRSALFKIEVKNFQGQRFDRSRFETSYRVKRVCTDQSIIEQFKTLQLDNSVGASSSRLLLTPQSTLNPEAVKHEELAKDLLEDFAVVSNEKATQTEESLEGPANQPAMSLESPAIDLAGNTQDIISPKRSPSPENDGVLVLTGRKKKVFPKMRK, encoded by the exons ATGGAGTCTGTTTACCATAATGTTGCTGAGCTTCGTTCTGGGAAGCAACATTGGAGGATTATGGTGAAGGTGATCCGGATTTGGTACAGCCAAGGGTTTGCCACATCGAAGTTGCCCCTTTCTCTTGAGCTTGTCCTGATGGATGATAAG GGTACCAAGATCCATGCCAGTATTAAAAAGACTCTGATGTACAAGTTTGAGAAGTTACTGGTTGAGGGGAAGGTTTACAGTGTGTCCTCATTTGTGTTAGTGGATAGTAGTGGGGAGTATAAAACTACACGTCATAATTACAAGATATGTTTCATGTATAACACTGAAGTGCGCCCAATGGACCAGTTTCCTATTGATGCGTTCCCCTACAGCTTTGTTCCTCTAGCTGACCTTTTAGCTCCTACCTATGATTCCTCTTTCCTAATTG ATGTGATTGGCATTCTAACCGGCGTTGGAGTTGAGAGGGAGATTGTTACTAATGGGAAGAAATCAAAGATGAATGTGATTGAGATTGATTCTGCAGG GGTCAGGGTTGAGTGCGCCCTATTCGGAGCTTATGTTGATGAGCTTGCTAATTTTCTTGGCGGTGGTGAACTCAACAACCCTGTCGTGATCATACAGTTTGCTAAAGTCAAATCCTTTCAGGGGCACAACAGCCTTCAAAATGTTCATGGGACTACTAAAATTCTGTTTGACCCAGATCTACCAATGGCTGATGTTTTGAAAACCAG TTTTTTGGAAGCCAATGAAAGTGCATCGCACTCTGTTAGCCAATTGTCTGATTCCAAAACCGTTTCTGGCGAGGATGATTTCCTGGTTCTGACAATTAGCAAGTCTATTGCTGATTTGAGGGAAATCAAGAAG GATTGTGTCTGTGTTGTGTATGGTACCATTCTTCCTCTTGAAGAAGGTGTTGATTGGTGGTACACTGCCTGTAGATGTAGCCGCAAGGTGTATGCTGATGAAAGGATGTTTTTCTGTGAGGGATGTAACCGTCACGTGCTGGCCGTCTATCCTAG GTATCGTCTTCAAGTCAGGGTGGAAGATAATTCTGGCAGTGCAAACTTTATCCTCTTTGATAAAGAAGCCACTGCACTGGTTGGGAAAACTTGCTCTGAAATGGTTGATGCTTGTGACAAG AATGATAATGGGATGGGGATTCCTGTTGAATTAACTAGCTTTGTTGGGAGATCTGCTCTTTTCAAGATTGAGGTTAAAAATTTCCAAGGTCAGAGGTTTGACAGGTCCAGATTTGAGACTTCATATCGTGTAAAGCGTGTCTGCACTGATCAATCGATTATTGAGCAGTTCAAAACATTGCAGTTAGATAACAGT GTTGGTGCCTCTTCAAGTCGTTTGCTGCTCACCCCTCAGTCTACTCTGAATCCAGAAGCTGTGAAGCATGAGGAATTAGCGAAG GATTTGTTGGAAGACTTTGCTGTTGTGTCCAATGAGAAAGCCACCCAAACTGAAGAATCTTTGGAAGGTCCTGCGAATCAACCTGCTATGTCATTGGAATCTCCAGCGATTGATCTAGCTGGAAATACTCAAGACATCATCAGTCCTAAGAGGAGTCCTTCACCTGAGAACGATGGTGTGTTGGTTTTGACGGGCAGGAAGAAGAAGGTGTTTCCAAAGATGAGGAAGTAG
- the LOC130719936 gene encoding uncharacterized protein LOC130719936: protein MDRKRSSVEIFHNENCGSTGQGSKSRKMSCSPLLSNITNIMSVPNDGRSSGMRLDRAINIPGGFHSTSSSNLTHISILQDVHSNGSLKTAEDIIITQQSAAARLRRIQHVKIKRSCLVMDKENFPQRDSNTGTRDSPRLKVKKRNIGKRPNIAQSRASSSKSSVVKTKPGEGVSLCRKLVSEFNAAANSPLNVPNIYDDAELIDEVDLGDASFLCRICHAQMWYEERIDKSKQSNNPEFYRCCMKGKVVLPFISKPPLLLYNLLHGIDSRSKHFKDNIRAYNSMFAFTSIGGKVESSLNNGGGPPQFVLSGQNYHRIGTLLPQAGQSPKFAQLYIYDTQNENSNRMKPFNSMNTAENLDISLVEDLKQMIDENNVLAKSFRKVRDYINEKESSSFALRLFRKRGKDPRTYNLPTSDEIAALIVGDFDTVEVGRDIIVKKDGVLSRIHETHTSFIPLQYPLIFPYGEDGWQEDIPLSGISATTSSRLKPRVTLREFITFRIQERNNEYGNVVLCRRLFQQFVVDCFTMIESQRLSFIRNNQKLIRADFLNGLEEAMSRGETDPSFLGTRIVLPASFIGGKRYMFDCCQDAMAICKRYGYPDLFITVTCNSAWKEIDRFVRPRNVRADERPDVCCRVFKIKLDHLIATLKSGIIFGPLDAGMYTIEFQKRGLPHAHILLWLSKENKLVTTSDIDKCISAEIPDPILYPKLNNVVSTYMLHGPCGSGHYKSPCMTDGKCSKFFPKKFQESTIIDDDGYPVYKRRDTGVYVDKKGIRMDNSFVVPYNPQLLMLYNGHINVEYCNKSNAIKYLFKYVSKGPDRVNVEISNQNKDCTETEVKDEIKQYYDCRYLTPCEAVWRTLKLFIHVKWPSVKKVTFHLPNKQSVCFKDHDDLKRVVDKATEKDTMFIAWMKANCKYGEGKAFTYAEFPSHFVYDEDTHSWHPRKKGTSIGRLQYIPHGVGELYYLRILLTLQKGCTSWESIRTVDDVEYPTFRDACYALGLLADDKEFLDAITEANELASGTQLRKFFVMLLTTNTMSKPEFVWEKSWRILSDSIVYERRKKLRNSDLHINDDDLKNLCLIELEKLLHMNGRSLKDYPCLPFPHLFDDSQFENKFVADELNYDKAEMEDLHKSLLNSLTAEQHKIYKSIMDAVMNRAGGLFFLYGFGGTGKTYLWNTLSAAVRAQGLIVLNVASSGIASLLLPGGRTAHSRFSIPISIKESSTCNVSQGSLKAELLQKTSLIIWDEAPMLNKWCFEALDRTLNDIMKSHQSVDSGMPFGGKVVVLGGDFRQILPVIQKGSRSEIVSATINSSYLWKQCHVLKLTKNMRLISSKCHDEKIEIKRFADWLLDIGDGKVNTIDAEDSTIQIPDDLLILDSDNPIQSLIDFAYPQMLQNLNEKNYKFFEDRAILAPTLESVEIINTEMLGKIPGEIKEYLSCDTTCRSDEDSEVEAEWFTTEFLNNIQCSGIPNHKLSLKVGVPIMLLRNIDQAGGLCNGTRMIVKDMGKNVIVANVVSGKQLGEKVLISRMDLVPTDSGLPFKFVRRQFPIALCFAMTINKSQGQTLSHVGLYLPKPVFTHGQLYVALSRVKSRKGLKILLLDEDGLISKVTKNVVYNEVFQNV, encoded by the exons ATGGATCGTAAAAGAAGTTCTGTAGAAATTTTTCACAATGAAAATTGTGGGAGCACTGGGCAAG GTTCAAAGTCTAGGAAGATGAGTTGCAGTCCATTGTTATCAAATATAACAAATATCATGTCAGTTCCAAATGATGGAAGATCCAGTGGGATGCGTTTGGATAGAGCAATCAACATTCCAG GCGGGTTTCATTCAACATCTTCTTCCAATTTGACTCACATTTCGATTTTGCAAGATGTCCACTCCAATGGTTCCCTAAAAACTG CTGAAGACATTATTATAACCCAGCAGAGTGCAGCTGCAAGGTTAAGGAGAATACAACATGTCAAAATCAAAAGAAGCTGCTTGGTCATGGACAAAGAAAATTTTCCACAACGTGATTCCAACACAG GAACACGTGATTCCCCCAGACTGAAGGTCAAGAAAAGAAATATTGGTAAAAGACCGAATATAGCACAGTCTAGAGCAAGTTCCTCAAAGAGTTCTGTTGTTAAGACTAAGCCTGGGGAAGGTGTATCTCTGTGTCGGAAACTGGTTTCTGAGTTCAATGCAGCTGCTAATTCTCCACTTAATGTTCCAAACATATACGACGATGCTGAGTTAATAG ACGAGGTAGACCTTGGAGATGCATCTTTTCTGTGCAGAATTTGCCATGCTCAGATGTGGTATGAAGAACGAATAGACAAAAGTAAGCAGTCTAATAATCCCGAATTCTATCGGTGTTGTATGAAAGGAAAGGTGGTCTTACCATTTATATCTAAGCCGCCACTGTTGTTGTATAATTTGCTTCATGGTATAGATTCCCGATCAAAACACTTTAAGGATAATATTAGAGCATATAATAGTATGTTCGCCTTTACTTCAATTGGTGGGAAGGTTGAATCCTCTTTGAACAATGGTGGAGGCCCCCCTCAATTTGTGTTGAGTGGCCAAAATTATCACAGAATTGGTACTCTATTACCTCAAGCCGGTCAATCACCAAAATTTGCCCAACTTTATATCTATGACACACAGAATGAAAATTCCAATAGAATGAAGCCGTTTAA CTCAATGAACACAGCGGAGAATTTGGATATATCATTAGTTGAGGATTTAAAGCAAATGATTGATGAGAACAATGTTTTAGCAAAATCATTTCGCAAAGTGCGAGATTATATCAATGAGAAAGAATCTTCGTCATTTGCTTTGAGACTTTTTCGGAAGCGAGGTAAGGACCCCCGAACATATAACCTTCCTACGTCTGACGAGATTGCAGCACTTATTGTAGGAGATTTTGATACAGTTGAAGTTGGTCGTGATATTATTGTCAAAAAAGATGGTGTCCTTTCTAGGATTCACGAAACTCATACTTCGTTTATTCCTTTACAATATCCTTTGATATTTCCTTATGGCGAAGATGGTTGGCAAGAAGATATTCCTTTATCTGGTATTTCTGCTACTACTAGCTCTCGCTTGAAACCTCGCGTCACATTGAGAGAATTCATAACATTCAGAATTCAAGAAAGGAATAATGAGTATGGGAATGTGGTTTTATGCAGAAGGCTTTTTCAACAATTTGTGGTTGATTGCtttactatgattgaatcaCAAAGGCTTTCATTTATTAGAAATAATCAAAAACTGATTCGAGCAGATTTTCTCAATGGCCTTGAAGAAGCAATGTCTAGAGGAGAAACTGATCCAAGTTTTTTAGGGACGCGTATTGTGCTCCCAGCATCCTTTATTGGTGGAAAACGCTATATGTTTGATTGTTGTCAGGATGCAATGGCTATATGCAAGCGTTATGGTTATCCTGACCTTTTCATTACTGTCACCTGCAATTCTGCATGGAAAGAAATTGATAGATTTGTGCGACCACGAAATGTTCGTGCTGACGAACGTCCTGATGTTTGTTGTCGAGTGTTTAAAATCAAACTTGACCATTTAATAGCAACCTTGAAGAGTGGCATCATCTTCGGACCTTTGGATGCAG GTATGTATACAATTGAATTCCAAAAAAGAGGATTACCCCATGCTCATATTTTGTTATGGCTTTCTAAAGAGAACAAATTAGTAACAACTTCTGACATTGATAAATGCATTTCTGCTGAGATTCCTGACCCAATATTATATCCTAAATTAAACAACGTTGTGTCTACTTACATGTTGCATGGGCCTTGTGGTTCGGGACATTACAAATCTCCTTGCATGACAGATGGAAAGTGCAGTAAATTTTTTCCGAAAAAATTCCAAGAAAGCACTAtaattgatgatgatggttATCCTGTTTATAAAAGAAGAGACACTGGAGTTTATGTGGACAAGAAAGGTATTCGCATGGATAATAGTTTTGTTGTCCCTTATAATCCTCAATTACTCATGTTATACAATGGTCATATCAATGTTGAATATTGCAACAAGTCAAATGCAATCAAATATCTCTTCAAATATGTTAGCAAAGGGCCGGATAGAGTAAATGTTGAGATATCCAATCAGAACAAAGATTGCACGGAGACTGAGGTCAAAGATGAAATTaaacaatattatgattgtaGATACCTTACTCCGTGTGAAGCAGTTTGGAGGacattgaaattatttattcatGTCAAATGGCCTTCGGTTAAAAAAGTGACATTTCATCTTCCAAATAAACAAAGTGTTTGTTTTAAAGATCATGATGATTTAAAGCGCGTGGTAGACAAGGCTACTGAAAAAGACACTATGTTTATAGCTTGGATGAAAGCCAATTGTAAGTATGGTGAAGGAAAAGCGTTTACATATGCAGAGTTCCCATCCCATTTTGTATATGATGAAGACACTCATTCATGGCATCCAAGGAAGAAAGGGACATCTATTGGAAGACTCCAATATATTCCTCATGGAGTTGGTGAACTTTATTACTTGAGAATTTTATTGACTCTACAGAAAGGTTGCACAAGTTGGGAGAGCATTCGCACTGTGGATGATGTTGAATATCCTACATTTCGTGACGCATGTTACGCCTTAGGATTATTAGCTGATGATAAGGAATTCTTAGATGCAATTACGGAAGCAAATGAATTAGCATCAG GTACCCAGCTGCGAAAGTTCTTTGTAATGTTGCTTACAACAAACACAATGAGCAAACCTGAATTTGTGTGGGAAAAGTCTTGGAGAATTTTGTCTGACAGTATAGTTTATGAAAGGAGGAAAAAGCTGCGCAATTCAG ATCTTCATAtaaatgatgatgatttaaagaATCTTTGTTTAATAGAATTGGAGAAACTACTGCATATGAATGGAAGATCTTTAAAAGATTATCCATGCTTACCATTTCCACACTTATTTGATGACTCCCAATTTGAGAACAAATTTGTAGCGGATGAATTGAATTATGATAAAGCTGAAATGGAAGATTTGCACAAATCATTACTCAATTCATTAACTGCTGAACAACATAAGATATACAAATCCATAATGGATGCAGTTATGAATAGAGCTGGAGGTCTCTTTTTcttatatggttttggaggtACTGGTAAGACCTATTTGTGGAATACATTATCAGCTGCTGTTAGGGCACAAGGGTTGATTGTATTAAATGTTGCTTCAAGTGGTATTGCTTCTTTGCTTTTACCTGGTGGCAGAACTGCACATTCTAGGTTTTCTATTCCAATTTCTATAAAAGAGAGTTCAACTTGCAATGTATCACAAGGTTCTTTAAAGGCAGAGTTGTTACAAAAAACAAGTTTGATCATATGGGATGAAGCACCCATGCTCAATAAATGGTGTTTTGAAGCATTGGACCGGACTTTAAATGATATAATGAAGTCGCATCAAAGTGTTGATAGTGGCATGCCTTTTGGGGGTAAAGTGGTGGTTTTGGGTGGAGATTTTAGGCAAATTTTGCCAGTTATTCAGAAAGGAAGTCGTTCTGAAATTGTTAGTGCCACAATCAATTCGTCTTATCTTTGGAAGCAATGTCATGTGCTAAAACTTACCAAAAACATGAGGCTTATTAGCTCAAAATGTCATGATGAAAAGATTGAAATTAAAAGGTTTGCTGACTGGCTATTAGACATTGGTGACGGAAAGGTGAATACAATTGATGCAGAAGATTCTACAATTCAGATTCCAGATGATCTTCTTATTCTTGACTCTGATAATCCAATTCAAAGTTTGATTGACTTTGCTTACCCTCAAATGCTGCAAAATTTGAATGAAAAGAATTACAAATTCTTTGAAGATAGGGCTATTTTGGCTCCTACATTAGAAAGTGTAGAAATTATTAATACTGAAATGCTAGGTAAAATTCCAGGTGAGATTAAAGAATATTTGAGTTGTGATACAACTTGCAGGTCAGATGAAGACTCAGAGGTCGAAGCAGAATGGTTCACAACTGAGTTCCTCAATAATATTCAATGTTCCGGTATACCAAATCAcaaattgagtttgaaagtgGGTGTCCCTATTATGTTGTTGCGCAACATTGACCAAGCAGGTGGACTTTGTAATGGTACTAGAATGATTGTTAAAGATATGGGAAAAAATGTTATTGTTGCCAATGTAGTATCAGGGAAGCAGTTAGGTGAGAAGGTTCTTATATCAAGAATGGATTTAGTACCTACAGACTCTGGTTTACCATTTAAATTTGTCAGGAGACAGTTTCCCATTgctttatgttttgcaatgacgattaataaaagtcaaggtCAGACGCTTTCTCATGTCGGTTTGTATTTGCCTAAGCCAGTATTTACTCATGGACAGTTATATGTTGCCTTATCAAGAGTAAAGTCCAGAAAAGGTCTCAAAATTTTATTGTTAGATGAAGATGGATTAATCTCAAAGGTCACCAAAAATGTGGTATACAATGAAGTTTTTCAAAACGTTTGA
- the LOC130717595 gene encoding uncharacterized protein LOC130717595: MDIDGFDDAPTRAPSRVSKFAPKTSKLIKPKSEPAPKPEPEPEPEPSSSKPEPPNVEDDPMDEDTVEDQIVREIDVFFTPSLDENTELYVLQYPLRPSWRPYEFEERCKEVRLKPISSRVEIDLSIDLDSQNIDRDFADKYSITKQTLHTPWEPATANGCVVGLLTGDKLHLHPISAIVQLRPSLKHLNPGGSERKNIISTTVKIEGPSEEKSAATSKKQKKQMEPPTEQKSDEVECWVPLKYHDCKSDISSRYLQQMVAQESTPMNFTVSPYDYVTTLCPALSSNSLPKGPSKRYLLSLPLTVEERLHKMFIEGPPLRRFNAIKHFAPEYSDKELLEYLQKHAVLLWGLWTPKSGFLISKPGFEQLARDYVLILFSKNLNVRSSDVIVNFQGELGNSVRNFLRKFGLERCDINKTMSQPMTYWKLRELPDESFKKLHPDVVKIQEDKFTALDHNVTNSISKFVKPKRGQSAMTNHSVKSELVKSANSDPRVTSLGGVPPGKMTMSNETRHALPIALKKLFQTHQVCSFQFIREELRKMAVSKTTLSKGDSKIAVDAAHSLDGPEHELKAVISDVACDIHGYYVLKSSQDDPFRDVVIDLLRGSGPNAKLKKAEILEAARLKLRREVPNNEFTKVMKELCVSKGSVWVLKSGDGSM; encoded by the exons ATGGACATCGACGGCTTCGACGACGCTCCGACCCGCGCCCCTTCTCGGGTCTCTAAGTTCGCGCCAAAAACATCCAAACTCATCAAACCCAAATCGGAACCTGCCCCCAAACCTGAACCCGAACCAGAACCCGAACCATCCTCGTCCAAACCAGAGCCTCCTAATGTAGAAGACGACCCCATGGATGAAGACACCGTTGAAGATCAAATCGTGCGCGAAATCGACGTCTTCTTCACTCCTTCTCTCGACGAGAACACTGAG TTGTATGTTTTGCAGTATCCTTTGAGACCTTCATGGCGACCTTACGAGTTCGAAGAACGATGCAAAGAG GTTAGGTTGAAACCTATATCTTCACGAGTGGAGATTGATTTATCCATTGATTTGGATTCGCAAAATATTGATAGAGACTTTGCTGACAAATACAGCATTACCAAGCAG ACTTTACACACTCCATGGGAGCCAGCTACTGCAAATGGATGTGTTGTCGGGCTTCTTACAGGCGATAAG TTACACCTGCATCCTATTAGTGCCATTGTGCAGCTCCGACCATCACTAAAACATCTTAATCCTGGTGGTTCGGAGAGGAAGAACATTATCTCCACCACTGTCAAAATTGAGGGGCCAAGTGAGGAAAAGTCTGCTGCCACATCAAAGAAGCAG AAAAAGCAAATGGAGCCTCCAACCGAGCAAAAGAGTGATGAAGTTGAG TGTTGGGTTCCTCTCAAGTATCATGACTGCAAGAGTGATATCAGCTCTAGATATTTGCAGCAAATGGTGGCACAAGAAAGTACTCCCATGAACTTTACAGTGAGCCC GTATGATTACGTTACTACACTCTGTCCTGCACTAAGCAGCAACTCATTACCTAAGGGTCCTTCTAAAAG GTATCTTCTATCATTGCCTTTGACTGTGGAGGAACGTCTTCACAAAATGTTTATTGAG GGTCCTCCACTTCGGCGTTTCAATGCTATCAAGCACTTTGCTCCTGAATACTCTGACAAGGAACTGCTGGAATATCTGCAGAAACATGCAGTCTTGCTGTGGGGACTTTGGACTCCAAAAAGTGGATTTCTAATTTCTAAGCCTGGTTTTGAACAATTGGCTAGAGATTATGTCCTGATATTGTTTAGCAAGAATTTGAATGTTCGGTCATCTGATGTTATTGTGAATTTCCAGGGTGAACTTGGTAATAGTGTGCGTAACTTCCTGAGGAAATTTGGATTGGAAAGATGTGATATTAACAAAACTATGTCACAACCAATGACTTACTGGAAATTAAGAGAGCTTCCTGATGAGTCATTTAAAAAACTCCACCCAGATGTTGTTAAAATACAAGAAGACAAGTTCACTGCTTTGGATCACAATGTAACTAATTCGATTTCCAAATTTGTAAAACCTAAACGTGGTCAAAGTGCTATGACAAACCATAGTGTCAAAAGTGAGCTTGTTAAATCAGCAAATTCTGATCCACGGGTAACAAGTCTAGGTGGTGTACCTCCTGGGAAGATGACCATGTCAAATGAAACCCGACATGCTCTGCCAATTGCCCTCAAAAAGCTTTTTCAGACTCACCAAGTTTGCAG CTTCCAATTCATACGTGAAGAATTGCGAAAAATGGCGGTTTCCAAAACTACGCTCTCAAAGGGTGATTCTAAAATTGCCGTGGATGCAGCTCATAGTCTTGATGGTCCAGAACATGAGCTGAAGGCTGTCATTAGTGATGTTGCATGTGATATCCATGGTTATTATGTGTTAAAATCATCACAAGATGATCCATTCAG AGATGTAGTAATCGACCTGCTTCGAGGAAGTGGACCCAATGCCAAGCTGAAGAAGGCAGAGATACTTGAAGCTGCTAGGTTAAAACTCAGAAGGGAGGTCCCTAACAATGAATTTACCAAG GTTATGAAAGAGTTATGTGTCTCGAAAGGTTCTGTTTGGGTCTTGAAAAGCGGTGATGGAAGTATGTAA